The genomic stretch aggtttaggcatgattttacgtgTTGTGGCCCATATAAGTTGTAGATCGGTCTGATGTTTATATTTCAAGGAGTAATTGAGTGggtacacatgatggacggagcggatgtcattaaaacatgggatcaaattatagaataagcttattcgaCGGTAAGGATGCATGCGCCATGAAGGATGCTGATTGTACTCGCGCCTGATGTCGTTACGAGACACACATGTCTGTGCCCACAGCCGCTCATCAACCGATCTCAACAACGAGGATGCGATTTTTAGAAGGCCCTGTAGATataatcatcaagtggaccatgcatatacaaaataaatgaacggttaagaGAAACTGATCAACGATGTTTTTAGTTTGGTATGCGATCGACGGTTTAAATTCTACAACCGTGTGTCGTTTCATTTGATATCATATGTACCTGATTTTAGACGCATAGAATCTAACTTTTTGGACCTTCTGACTAACGGGTCTGATCTTATACACATGCTACCATTTTACACGTGTGAGGCGAGTGAACTCGAGCGAGTTCAACTAGCATTTCTCTACGCGACAAGAACACACGCTTCCTAGGCGCTGGATAGAAAAACAGCGATAGCGTGCCTTGCTCTACGTACCTACCGGGTTTACTTTAGCAAATCGGAAGCCacgtgggtggaactttcattagatccaatccgtccatcaggtacactgTCTCATTTGTACCGTTTAAtccaaaattaataataataaaaaactaggGTACGCTACACCAGAGAAAATAGTTGGAATGGAACCCCAGCCATTATTTCTATGTAGGACGTACCGTgacatttatatgccatcaaatccCTTTATATAATGTGAATGATTAGGATGAACCAAAAAGCACAGTATTTCAGAACTAAGATGGGTaataccatgtgaatttagatcTTTTAGATATAATTTCTTGCAGTGGCCCAGATTAGAATTGAATCAGTCTGAATTTTGGATATAGGCTAAAATAGGGGACTTGTACCTGACATGCGGTGTGGatttcatgaaacataaacaCTTTTACCCAAATAAGAGAAATCAACTCCAGTGGGCAACTAGCGCGATGTACGAAAGCGTTTTCCCCTAACTACAGGGAACATCGGTGAttaaccaccgttaaaaacttcaaggCCCACAgatgataaggtcacgtagatgcGGAcgcaggaaaaacacaaatatcagctcgacccaaaatttttgtggccttcaagagtttttaatggtggcgttcagtcaccattgcttcctgttgtgtggtccacttgagatttgcatctgcttcatttttaggcttatatcttaatcctaaaataatctgtcaaaacagatggacggtgttgatataaattagttacacggtgggccccacagacacgGATCCAACGAATCCACAACCGTCAGGCAACTATCCATGCGCATCATCAGCAATCAGAACAGTAGCTTTGGACTTTGACAATCCATATTTTCATAATAATGAAATTATCATACATGATGATGGTCATGATAATGTACCAAACATACAGCATCAAGGAACTGATACTTGCAACCTCGTATTTTAATATAAGCAACCCTTTTTTTCTTACATTGGGAATTAAAGTACTACAAAAGAGCAAGATCCTCAATTACCAAAAGCCCAAAAAGGTGGGCATATAGATAAAATACACGGGGTATGAATATCACTTTtctaacagcaattttacaacagTGACAAAAACAAGGTCCCAGACAATAGGTCTTTTAGCTATCTAATAGGCCTGTGAAAAGCTGAcaagatttctctctctctctcgttttgggctattgggttttgggatttgggttaTCTTGGGTTTTGAATAGCTTTTGGTTTGAATTTCACCGATAGTGCACTTGGATTTGACTACAacttggtggagattgcatgGATAGATAGGATTTGGGTTATcttgggttttgggttttgagtAGGTTTTGGTTTGAATTTCAGTGGTGCGATTGGGTTTGTCTACAACTTGGTGCAGATTCCATGGATGGAGAGATggactcatctctctctctctctctctctctctctctctctctctctcagcagaaCGTTGCAGATTTGAATGCAAGAGGATACATGAAGGAGTTGTAGTAGGTGAAACGGATGACCTGGCTACTCCTCAAAGGCCTTCCTCCATTCACCAAGCAATCATCAAAAGACAGCCTCTTGAATGTTCTTGGGTTTACTATCCTTGCAGAAGCAAACCAGCCACAGTGCAGGTGTATGTCGGATGGTGCACAGCCAGACATGCAGGTGTTGACAATCTGAACTATGTATTGTGGGATCCCTGTTGATGAGCCTTTGCTTTGGGAGATGCTAATATCTCTGTTTGTACATTTCCCTAAGCCAAAAtataagaaaaagagagaaaacccATGTGAGAAAATagtcatagtgggacccaccatttaggTCCGCCTTCATTGATTTGCAAACACACAATTCTATGAATGGAAGATGAATGCATGCAAATCAATAGGGGGGATGTCAATGACCAAAGAAAACAAAAAGGCTTCATAGGTATAAAGCATGAAAAGAGCAATATCATTTCTGTTTCCTTTTTTGTACCATTTGGCATTATCTTCCTCTTCTCTGAATAAGCTGCTTTTGATTCCAGTACtgtttgtgatggtgtggatggagTATCTTCATGCACATGTTTTTGTAACATGTTTGGAGCTCCTATGGCTGGAAAAACGAGAAAAAAATGACATCTAAGTGTATGCAccacattttttttaattttttaatttttattttttgggatttggagtggcaagcttccatgagaaaaaataagaacccaaaataaaaaagaaagaaaaatacaaattcaAATAAGTATATAGAAGGaatttgaaaaattttcttttccccatATAGTACCTGCATGCAAGCCAGCATTGCTGCCTAAGAAAATGACCAACATCAAGTAGGTGAAGAACACATGAAAAGCACTCATAATGCCTAGAtgatagaaaagaaaacaaaatcctCAGTCTGGGAGTGAATTGCTTTTCAACTGTCTCTTCCTTCTGCCAATCTGTTAGCCCAAATCAATTTGCAatgatgaaatgagagagagagagagagagagagagagagagagagaggcaatggGGTTGAAGGGCTTGGGGATCCTCTCCTTAGAAATATACAAGAGAGGAGGCCCTTTGAAAGCAAAGTACAAAGAGCAGGAGAGAGGACCACCTATGATTTCTCCTTTCTAACAGTCTCCTCCCTAcaaccctctcctcttcacaaCTTTATTCTTGATCAGACAAAAGAAAGACAACAACCATTTAATGCACTACGGCAAGAGCCCTTTTCGATCCCTTCCACGCTCTCCCCATGCCATTCTGACCTTTCACCTTTTCCTATAACTAAACCTTGTGTGATTCTTAaaccctttgttaggcccacaAAGTCCAATGCAATTAGTCTGATTATATCCTAATGATTTGTGTAGAAACAAAGGCAATGAACTttcgttggagagagagagagagagagagagagagagagagagagagaaccttattagtctttatttatttattttaatgttgATTTGCTTTTGTGAACTTGATGTTGACATTACACCCTCTCCGATTGGTAGACACATCCCTTTGTTTTGTTATTTTGGTAATCAAGAACTAGAAGGGAGTGTTGGTGCATGTAATCCATGCAGAAACTCCCGCCACCTTATTAGTCCttttttatatgattttcttTGATGAACTTGGTGTTTACATTACACCCGCTCTGATTGATAAGCACACCTCTTTGTTTTGTTATTTTGGTAATCGAGAACTAaatgggcatgtttggatacaaagaatCCATGCAGAAATGAAAATTGTTTCCACTAATAAAGAAGTTTGGTTGTCCCGATATATGGATTTCATACTATAACCATTATTATTATCcataattaaaattttctaacaCAAGAAATAAGGTGATAGTTGTTTAATAAATTTGTAAGATTTCATATATTATCCAAATAAGCATCCTATTTTTtgaatctttttatttatttattattatttttttacattgaCCATGAAAATTATCAAATTAGATAAACATTTATCCATGgaatccaaacacaccccaagAATGTATTACCAAAGCTAGAATGAAAGGCAAATCCAATATGCCTTTGTTTATGCTGGAAAGTAACAAAATTCAATCAATCCAAGATAGGCAATCAACGAGAGAAATGCTTTTCTATTCTTACATTTTGTCATGAAAAAAATCAGTACATACCCAAAATCAGCTAGAATGAAAGGCAAAGTCAATATgcctttgtaatttatgcttggAAAGTaacaaattaaatcaaaatcattTATCCAAGATAAGCAATCAACCATAGAAATGCTTTTCTATTCTTACTTTTTGTATGAAATGAGCAAAATCAGTATATATCCAAAATCAGCTAATACCCAAGTCTTCAAGAGATGCCTCAGGATGGTGGGTGTACTGCATGGTGTTAAGACTCAGTGACTCAGAATGATTCGTTGAGTCATGAGTCTCCCATATTGAGTAGTTGGAGATCAATCCATTGTGTACTAATTTCTAAGCATAGCGATGAACCCCCTGGTTATCAGCAATTTCTTGGCGTAGGAATAGCTTGGGAGATTTTCAGTATTCCATGTCTTTCTCGCAatattatcagaaaaatcttgctgaaaataaaatattaaaatatcttTCATTACAAATTAAGAAATAacttcaaaaattttaaattatgtgAAAAATTAATTAACTTCaacttttaattatttattttgttagcaaTACGATACATTGCTAACAGATAAAGGCACATTTGATACATTGCTTCACTAATTCCAACTATTTTTAGTGATTATGTTCAACAATAAattctttaatttaattattaaatatcgaaTTAAGCTAACGAAGGAATTAGTTGATTCTTCAAGGTCGAACCAAGCAAGCTAGacgttgagtcgagtcaacttcTTGGTTCTTGAACTATGTCTACGGCTAACTTTCTTCATCTACCCCTACTCCCCATACCTCAATCAATGGCCCCTTTATTTCTGATAGCCATCATACTGCAGTTGGAACACCTATTATAAGTACCATTTTTTTTAATAGTCATTTTTCTCCATTCATGGTGAACTTGAGTATTGCTCTCAATTAAAATCAATTTACATATATAGAATCTAATACTCTCTCGTATAAATATGTTAACAAAACAACCAATTTACAAATTTCAAGATTAGTAAACCCTCATAGCGCTAGGTACAAATAGGTTAGGATGAGGGGAGTCTTAAACTGAACACATTTAATAATCGGTTTTGCAGTTTTGCCCCAAAtgcaacctttttttttaaaaatcttttgttagcttgttagtacacccactgtcagttcacacttcacttttagccacccccactagggaatcgatgccaaacACAACCTTGTGTTGGATCTAACTTAAAATAAGTCGGGTCGTATTTGGTATAAGAGGCTTCAAATCTCGCCCATCTGTCTTGTGGGTCGGTTGGGTTTGCGTCAATATGAAAAGTACATTGAGGTTTTTACATAAATAATGCATCAAAAA from Magnolia sinica isolate HGM2019 chromosome 17, MsV1, whole genome shotgun sequence encodes the following:
- the LOC131231120 gene encoding protein TAPETUM DETERMINANT 1-like, which translates into the protein MSAFHVFFTYLMLVIFLGSNAGLHAAIGAPNMLQKHVHEDTPSTPSQTVLESKAAYSEKRKIMPNGKCTNRDISISQSKGSSTGIPQYIVQIVNTCMSGCAPSDIHLHCGWFASARIVNPRTFKRLSFDDCLVNGGRPLRSSQVIRFTYYNSFMYPLAFKSATFC